The Hippoglossus stenolepis isolate QCI-W04-F060 chromosome 11, HSTE1.2, whole genome shotgun sequence genome includes a window with the following:
- the LOC118117223 gene encoding BMP/retinoic acid-inducible neural-specific protein 3 produces the protein MSCQRISHKRLSLLWEGAALSLWLCCCWTSGAAANAAAAPGAGAAARVAAAGQSDGASRSLGWLLSDKGPFHQSLEFTEAAERYQQGFSTRYKIYREFGRWKVNSLAVERRDSFGGSRGLALPLDPDFMHTIRQLGRRPTLQAITESLIKKYGTHLLLSATLGGEESLTIFVDKRKLSQESSPSAAEASSSSNRNSSTTGKVTLEALHQLAASYFTDRESTLRRLHHLQIASTAIRVTETRTGPLGCSNYDNLDTVSSVLVHSPENKIHLQGLQVILPGYLQSRFIQAALSYIGCKSEGRFVCQNSDCWCECSVDFPRCNCPHSDLDTLQNNLLRIRDSWRLTYREFEESEEFQSFVGKLPTHYAVNTSAVEHLWRTDASLLQRYRQLETRSNQLFTKARRTANKLFSLSKRCRKQPKIVPQRPRPLHFWLRYALSILYCSENNQVGVYSDESRSCSCPYNHPPCQGLIPCSVGDGVRCASCSTDNRTRCSSCNPSFTMTQGACRPAVPDPTDPYLGMESDRDLQDLELRYLLQRRDPRISLHAVFVSNDLRINTWFDPSWRKRMLLTLKSNRVKSNRVHILLGVSLQFCLTRNSTLEPALSLFVNPFGGSHSESWTMPIGQHGYPDWERTKLDIPLDCYNWTLTLGNRWKSFFETVHFYLRSRMRDSVGVTGGNKNTTAYYEPQEETEPSSNIGYMKVNSMQLFGFSVHFDPEAIQDLILQIDYPYTQGSQDSALLQLVELRYRVNRLSPPGSPHVDLFACLLRHRLKLSSADVARILTALQTFSARQPNYVEYEANKLCS, from the exons ATGAGCTGTCAGAGGATCAGTCATAAGCGGCTGTCTCTGCTATGGGAGGGGGCGGCTCTCAGcctgtggctctgctgctgctggacctcCGGGGCCGCCGCCAACGCCGCCGCCGCCCCTGGAGCCGGGGCCGCAGCCCGAGTCGCCGCCGCCGGACAAAGCGACGGCGCGTCACGCTCCCTGGGCTGGCTGCTGTCCGATAAAGGGCCTTTCCACCAGTCCCTGGAGTTCACGGAGGCTGCGGAGAGGTACCAGCAGGGCTTCAGCACCAGATACAAGATCTACAG ggAGTTTGGTCGATGGAAGGTCAACAGCCTGGCAGTGGAGAGGCGGGACAGTTTTGGTGGCAGCAGAGGTTTGGCTCTGCCCCTCGACCCTGACTTCATGCACACCATCCGCCAGCTGGGGAGGCGGCCAACCCTCCAGGCCATTACAGAGAGTCTAATCAAGAAGTATGGtacccacctcctcctctctgccactCTGGGAG GGGAGGAGTCTTTGACGATATTCGTGGACAAAAGGAAGCTCAGCCAGGAGTCCTCGCCCTCGGCGGCCGAGGCCAGTAGTAGCAGCAACAGGAACTCCAGCACTACGGGGAAGGTGACCCTGGAAGCCCTTCACCAACTGGCTGCTTCCTACTTCACCGACAGAGAGAGCACCCTGCGGAGGCTGCACCACCTCCAGATCGCATCCACCGCCATCCGG GTGACAGAAACCAGGACTGGGCCGCTCGGATGCAGCAACTATGACAATTTGGACACTGTCAGCTCTGTGCTGGTTCACAGTCCAGAAAACAAGATTCATCTACAAG GGCTGCAGGTCATCCTACCCGGCTATTTGCAGAGCCGCTTCATTCAGGCGGCTCTCAGCTACATCGGCTGTAAATCCGAGGGTCGGTTTGTTTGCCAGAACAGTGACTGCTGGTGTGAGTGCAGCGTGGACTTCCCTCGGTGTAACTGTCCTCACTCTGACCTGGACACGCTGCAGAACAACCTGCTGCGCATCAGAGACTCCTGGAGGCTGACCTACCGGGAGTTTGAGGAATCTG aGGAGTTCCAAAGCTTTGTTGGGAAACTGCCAACCCATTACGCTGTAAACACATCTGCCGTGGAACACTTGTGGAGGACAGACGCCAGCCTGCTCCAGCGCTACAGGCAGCTGGAGACCAGGAGCAACCAGCTTTTCACCAAAGCTCGCCGCACCGCTAACAAGCTCTTCAGCCTCAGCAAGAGGTGCCGAAAGCAGCCCAAAATAGTCCCGCAGAGGCCGAG GCCTCTGCACTTCTGGTTGCGCTACGCCCTCTCCATTTTGTACTGCAGCGAGAACAACCAGGTCGGAGTTTACAGTGACGAAAGCCGCAGCTGCTCCTGCCCCTACAACCATCCTCCTTGTCAGGGCCTCATCCCTTGCTCTGTGGGCGACGGTGTCCGCTGTGCCTCCTGTTCCACGGATAACCGGACGCGATGCTCCAGCTGCAACCCCAGCTTTACAATGACCCAGGGAGCCTGTCGGCCTGCTGTGCCCGACCCGACGGACCCCTACCTCGGCATGGAGAGCGACCGTGACCTGCAGGATCTAGAGCTGCGCTACCTGCTGCAGCGGCGCGACCCGCGCATCTCTCTGCATGCTGTATTTGTGAGCAATGACCTGCGCATAAACACATGGTTCGACCCGTCCTGGAGGAAGAGAATGCTGCTCACCCTCAAGAGCAACCGTGTAAAGTCAAACCGTGTTCATATTCTGCTTGGAGTGTCCCTCCAGTTTTGCCTCACTAGGAACAGCACTCTGGAGCCGGCACTGTCCCTGTTTGTGAATCCATTCGGGGGCAGCCATTCGGAGAGTTGGACGATGCCGATTGGTCAGCACGGATACCCAGACTGGGAGCGGACCAAGCTGGATATCCCTTTGGACTGCTATAATTGGACATTGACTCTCGGAAACAGATGGAAGAGCTTTTTTGAGACGGTTCATTTCTACCTGAGGAGCCGTATGAGGGACTCTGTGGGAGTGACAggaggcaacaaaaacacaacggCGTACTACGAGCCTCAGGAGGAGACGGAGCCGTCCAGCAACATCGGCTACATGAAAGTGAACAGCATGCAGCTGTTCGGATTCAGCGTGCACTTTGACCCGGAGGCGATCCAGGACCTGATTCTGCAGATAGACTACCCATACACTCAGGGATCGCAGGACTCggccctgctgcagctggtggagCTGCGCTACAGGGTTAACCGGCTCTCGCCTCCGGGGTCACCGCACGTGGATCTGTTCGCCTGTCTCCTCCGCCACAGGCTCAAATTGTCCAGCGCAGATGTGGCCAGGATACTCACTGCCCTGCAAACTTTCAGTGCCAGACAACCAAACTACGTAGAGTACGAGGCAAATAAACTGTGTAGTTAA